A genomic window from Exiguobacterium acetylicum DSM 20416 includes:
- a CDS encoding mechanosensitive ion channel — MNNIWNGTSLNLNGILGSLGNLLGAIIVFLIGWLIAKLIANGIQKALEKSGVVNKLAPQKEGTPPKKKKWTPEKIIGTVVFWVLMVFVLILVFNILDLNIIAGPLADTMSTLLAAIPNILKAALILLLAYVIAVVLRMIIVKAGTKLMANDKVRSNKMLQGQTDLSSYPKIAGEIVFYLVLLLFLPGVLDALNIESVSQPFSQLLSSFLGFIPRLIAAAAIFFVGFLVAKIVRDIVTNFLHAVGTDKFAARFNLGSTDQKDAKSLSSILGTVVFILILIPITISALDQLNIKGITGPAINMLNDVLGMIPNIIVGIVLILVGLYVGRFIKKFVTDLLSRLGFNNLTRHLKIGTWDANQASTSPASIVGALVEIVIVVLFVVEAFNLIGLDFMVDLGRAVLAFLPSVLTAIIILAIGIIVSNLVKRTMDSLFGNSELKVLSSVAKYAILALAVFMALDQLGVADTIVNSAFILILGALALAFGLAFGLGGRDNASRYLDRLQKKAENTEVDTSNLPSKSASTSSSPNLKDAAKGAASQAADDVTPDRTPRSARSSSTDETTHGTPKGALPENDLAQQDDYPIDPDDHKGPNLDHPNDRP; from the coding sequence ATGAATAACATTTGGAATGGAACGTCGTTGAACTTAAACGGCATTCTCGGATCACTCGGCAACTTGCTTGGAGCGATCATCGTCTTTTTGATTGGCTGGCTCATTGCCAAGCTGATTGCGAACGGAATTCAAAAAGCGTTAGAGAAGTCTGGGGTCGTCAACAAGTTGGCACCTCAAAAAGAAGGTACACCACCAAAGAAGAAGAAGTGGACACCTGAAAAAATCATCGGGACCGTCGTCTTTTGGGTTCTCATGGTGTTTGTTCTCATCTTGGTCTTCAACATCCTTGATCTGAACATCATTGCTGGACCACTCGCAGATACGATGAGTACATTACTCGCGGCAATCCCGAACATCTTGAAAGCAGCACTTATCCTTCTCTTGGCGTACGTCATCGCGGTCGTTCTCCGTATGATCATTGTCAAAGCAGGAACGAAGCTGATGGCGAACGATAAAGTACGTTCGAACAAGATGCTTCAAGGTCAGACGGACTTATCGTCTTACCCGAAAATCGCGGGAGAAATTGTCTTCTATCTCGTTTTACTTCTGTTCCTACCGGGTGTCCTCGATGCGTTGAACATTGAGAGTGTCTCTCAGCCGTTCAGCCAATTGTTATCGTCATTCCTTGGATTTATTCCACGCTTGATTGCGGCGGCAGCCATCTTCTTCGTCGGCTTCCTCGTAGCGAAAATCGTCCGCGATATCGTGACGAATTTCCTTCATGCTGTTGGAACAGATAAATTCGCAGCTCGCTTCAACCTTGGGTCAACGGATCAAAAAGATGCGAAATCACTTTCGTCGATTCTCGGAACAGTCGTCTTCATCTTGATTCTGATTCCAATCACGATTTCAGCACTTGATCAATTGAATATTAAAGGAATCACAGGACCAGCGATCAACATGTTGAACGATGTCCTCGGTATGATTCCAAACATCATCGTCGGTATCGTTCTGATTCTTGTCGGTCTTTATGTCGGACGTTTCATCAAGAAATTCGTTACGGATCTCTTATCACGTCTTGGTTTCAACAACCTGACACGTCACTTGAAAATCGGTACGTGGGATGCAAACCAAGCTTCTACATCACCAGCTTCCATCGTTGGTGCACTCGTTGAGATCGTCATCGTCGTTCTCTTCGTCGTCGAAGCCTTCAACTTGATTGGTCTTGACTTCATGGTCGACCTCGGTCGTGCCGTCCTTGCGTTCTTACCGAGCGTCTTAACAGCGATTATCATTCTCGCAATCGGGATCATCGTCAGCAACCTCGTCAAACGTACGATGGACAGCCTGTTCGGCAACTCTGAACTGAAAGTCCTCTCAAGCGTTGCGAAGTATGCGATTCTTGCGCTTGCTGTCTTCATGGCACTTGATCAACTTGGTGTTGCTGATACGATCGTTAACTCGGCCTTCATCTTGATCCTAGGGGCACTTGCACTTGCTTTCGGTCTTGCCTTTGGTCTTGGTGGACGTGATAATGCATCGCGTTACCTCGATCGTCTACAGAAGAAAGCAGAAAATACGGAAGTCGACACATCGAACCTTCCAAGTAAGTCAGCATCAACTTCATCATCACCGAACTTAAAAGATGCAGCAAAAGGTGCAGCTTCACAAGCAGCTGATGATGTCACACCAGACCGTACACCGCGTTCAGCTCGTTCATCTTCAACAGATGAGACAACACATGGTACACCAAAAGGTGCATTACCAGAAAATGATTTAGCACAACAAGATGATTACCCGATCGATCCAGACGATCATAAAGGTCCTAACCTCGATCATCCAAACGATCGCCCATAA
- a CDS encoding amino acid permease, with product MSLLRKKDVSVMMDMKQHSKLARHLSGFDLILLGIGAIIGTGIFVLTGTGALYAGPALPISFIISAVVCALAALCYAEFSSMIPVSGSVYTYTYATIGEVIAWIIGWCLILEYGLASSAVATGWSGYFQSLLAGFGLHLPTALTAAPGAVPGSETFFNLPAFLILMIITLLLSLGIKETKRVNNIMVLVKVAVVVLFIVVGIWYIEPGNYKPFAPFGMSGVLQASAIAFFAYLGFDAVTSAAEEVKNPGRNLPVGILGSLAIVTVLYVIVSAIMVGIVPFKQFEGVDSPVSLALKVAGQDWVAGFVDLGAIVGMTTVILVMTFGLVRLLFAMSRDGLLPKVFSDVNEKSHTPVKATWILGTTAGLIAGFVPLGTLAELINIGTLAAFSLISIAVIVLRRTRPDLKRAFKVPFVPVLPILSVLACIMLMFNLQPFTWIAFFIWTAIGLLLYFGYGRKRSKLHQ from the coding sequence ATGAGTTTGCTTCGCAAGAAAGATGTCAGTGTCATGATGGACATGAAACAACATTCAAAACTGGCACGACATTTATCAGGGTTTGATCTTATTTTACTTGGAATCGGTGCCATCATCGGAACCGGAATTTTCGTTCTGACAGGAACGGGCGCTCTTTACGCAGGACCTGCTTTACCGATCTCATTCATTATTTCTGCCGTTGTCTGTGCATTAGCAGCCCTCTGTTATGCCGAATTTTCGTCGATGATTCCTGTCTCAGGTAGTGTATATACGTATACATATGCTACGATTGGCGAAGTCATTGCCTGGATCATCGGCTGGTGTCTCATTTTGGAATACGGACTTGCTTCGAGTGCCGTTGCAACCGGTTGGTCAGGGTACTTCCAGTCACTTTTAGCGGGCTTTGGATTACATTTGCCAACAGCTTTGACAGCTGCTCCAGGTGCTGTACCAGGAAGCGAGACGTTCTTCAACTTACCGGCGTTCTTGATTCTGATGATCATCACGCTCTTGCTTTCACTCGGTATTAAAGAAACAAAACGCGTCAATAACATCATGGTACTCGTTAAAGTCGCTGTCGTCGTCCTGTTCATCGTCGTCGGGATCTGGTACATCGAACCGGGCAACTACAAACCGTTTGCGCCATTCGGTATGAGTGGTGTCTTACAGGCTTCAGCAATTGCTTTCTTTGCTTACCTCGGATTTGATGCCGTCACATCAGCAGCAGAAGAAGTCAAAAATCCGGGACGTAACTTACCGGTTGGGATCTTAGGATCACTTGCGATCGTTACTGTTCTGTATGTCATCGTTTCTGCCATCATGGTCGGGATTGTTCCGTTTAAACAGTTTGAAGGCGTCGATAGTCCGGTATCTCTTGCCTTAAAAGTCGCAGGTCAAGACTGGGTCGCTGGATTCGTCGATTTGGGTGCTATCGTTGGTATGACGACGGTCATCCTCGTCATGACATTTGGTCTCGTCCGTCTCTTGTTCGCGATGAGCCGTGACGGATTATTACCGAAAGTCTTCTCAGACGTCAATGAAAAGTCACACACACCAGTCAAAGCAACATGGATTCTCGGAACGACTGCTGGTTTAATCGCTGGATTCGTGCCACTCGGTACACTTGCTGAATTGATTAACATTGGAACACTGGCAGCCTTCTCGCTCATCTCGATCGCGGTCATCGTCCTACGTCGGACGCGTCCTGATTTGAAGCGCGCCTTTAAGGTTCCGTTCGTCCCAGTCTTACCGATCTTGTCAGTCCTTGCTTGTATCATGCTCATGTTCAACTTACAACCATTCACGTGGATTGCCTTCTTTATCTGGACAGCCATTGGATTACTGTTGTACTTCGGATATGGACGTAAGCGTTCGAAACTTCATCAATGA
- a CDS encoding ABC transporter ATP-binding protein, translating to MIKLLKRLTVYKWAVLAVLVLVFAQSMSDLYLPTLMADIIDKGVVTGDTAYIWKIGAVMLGITGIGALAAVAASYYSSKATMGLGRDIRRQVFNHVERFSLQEFDQVGTASLITRTTNDITQVQQVVIMMLRMVVSAPIMFIGGLIMAVSKDAKLSLVIVAAMPVLVISILLILWKGVPLFGKVQKRLDRLNLVLRENLTGIRVIRAFNRERDEQVRLTKANADLTEVSIKVNKIMAFLMPVMMLVMNLTVVGVIWFGGIRIDNGGMQIGDLMAFIQYVMQIMFALVMASVMFVMIPRAAVSAKRINEVLEMTPTMIDEGTQTADREKGTLIFDCVTFRYPGAETPVLSDISFAARPGEVTAVIGGTGSGKSTLVNLIPRFYDVTEGSIRVNGVDSQDVPQEELRSKIGFVPQKALLFTGTIAENIRFGKEDATDEEVAHAAQIAQATDFIERMPDGYDARIEQGGSNVSGGQKQRLSIARALVRRPDLYVFDDSFSALDFKTDAALRKALREETREATVLIVAQRVSTVIDADQIIVLDEGKVAGIGTHDELFADNAVYQEIVKSQLSEEEIA from the coding sequence ATGATTAAGTTACTCAAACGGTTGACGGTCTATAAATGGGCGGTCCTTGCTGTGCTCGTCTTGGTTTTTGCGCAGTCGATGTCCGATTTGTATTTACCGACACTGATGGCGGACATCATCGATAAAGGCGTCGTTACCGGCGATACCGCGTATATCTGGAAAATTGGTGCCGTCATGCTGGGGATTACCGGTATCGGAGCGTTAGCCGCGGTTGCCGCCAGTTATTATTCATCGAAGGCAACGATGGGACTCGGACGGGATATCCGTCGTCAAGTCTTCAACCATGTCGAACGGTTCTCTCTGCAAGAGTTCGACCAAGTCGGAACGGCGTCATTGATTACACGGACGACGAACGATATCACACAAGTCCAACAAGTCGTCATCATGATGTTACGGATGGTTGTCAGTGCACCGATCATGTTCATCGGTGGATTGATCATGGCTGTCTCAAAAGATGCCAAACTATCGCTCGTCATTGTCGCGGCGATGCCGGTCCTTGTGATTTCAATCCTGTTGATTTTGTGGAAAGGGGTTCCGTTGTTTGGGAAGGTTCAAAAACGACTCGACCGTCTGAACCTCGTCCTGCGGGAAAACCTGACCGGGATTCGTGTCATCCGTGCCTTTAACCGGGAACGCGATGAACAGGTTCGATTAACGAAAGCGAACGCGGATTTAACAGAAGTCTCGATCAAGGTCAATAAAATCATGGCGTTCTTGATGCCGGTCATGATGCTCGTCATGAACTTGACGGTCGTCGGTGTCATTTGGTTCGGGGGAATTCGGATCGACAATGGTGGTATGCAGATTGGGGACTTGATGGCGTTCATCCAGTACGTCATGCAAATCATGTTCGCTCTCGTCATGGCGTCGGTCATGTTCGTTATGATTCCGCGGGCAGCCGTCTCGGCGAAACGGATTAATGAAGTCCTCGAGATGACTCCGACGATGATTGATGAGGGCACACAAACCGCCGATCGTGAAAAAGGAACGCTCATCTTTGATTGTGTCACGTTCCGTTACCCAGGAGCTGAGACACCCGTCTTATCCGATATCAGCTTTGCGGCACGACCAGGTGAAGTAACAGCTGTGATCGGGGGAACGGGTTCCGGTAAATCAACGCTCGTTAATTTGATTCCTCGTTTTTATGACGTGACGGAAGGTAGTATCCGCGTCAATGGCGTCGATAGCCAGGATGTACCGCAAGAGGAATTGCGGTCGAAAATCGGCTTCGTTCCCCAAAAGGCGTTACTGTTCACAGGTACGATCGCCGAAAACATTCGCTTCGGGAAAGAGGATGCGACAGACGAAGAAGTCGCACATGCGGCACAAATCGCACAAGCGACCGATTTCATTGAACGGATGCCGGACGGTTACGACGCGCGGATCGAACAAGGTGGATCGAACGTCTCTGGTGGACAAAAACAACGGTTGTCGATTGCGCGGGCCCTCGTTCGTCGACCGGATCTATATGTCTTTGATGATAGTTTTTCAGCGCTCGACTTTAAAACTGATGCCGCACTTCGAAAAGCCTTACGAGAAGAAACGCGCGAAGCGACCGTCTTGATCGTTGCTCAGCGTGTCAGCACGGTCATTGATGCCGATCAAATCATCGTCCTGGATGAAGGGAAAGTCGCCGGAATCGGGACACACGATGAATTGTTTGCTGACAATGCCGTCTATCAGGAAATCGTGAAGTCACAACTATCAGAGGAGGAAATCGCATGA
- a CDS encoding GNAT family N-acetyltransferase, with product MIHIQRAPDVKTAYKAMQDGFQDYLIPLHLSEAEFQERIIERDGNQLEHSFVAYHGEKPVGLWLNGWKEIEGQRIMRCGGLGISPQYRRLGIAKALYQAQLSHAKEIGMDGLMLEVIQGNDPAIRLYELLDYKIVGEIGYFHLTDERQEAALPTIEEVEFLKQYHGQGEYIWQQDPHVMQQLQTDYYQLEESVVAIAGSSLLSVIGPAEHKARHATEIVRRLPGTTYHYQSTDVRVWEALRSEGWTQRDLKQYIMRQSL from the coding sequence ATGATTCATATTCAACGCGCACCTGACGTAAAGACAGCTTACAAAGCGATGCAGGATGGATTCCAAGATTATCTGATTCCACTGCACTTATCGGAAGCAGAATTCCAAGAGCGCATCATCGAACGAGATGGGAATCAATTGGAGCATTCATTCGTTGCCTATCATGGAGAAAAACCGGTTGGTCTTTGGCTGAACGGTTGGAAGGAAATCGAGGGTCAACGCATCATGCGGTGTGGAGGACTGGGGATTTCACCGCAGTATCGACGACTAGGGATCGCTAAAGCCTTGTATCAAGCACAACTGAGTCATGCTAAAGAAATCGGAATGGATGGTCTGATGCTTGAAGTCATTCAAGGGAACGATCCGGCAATTCGCTTGTATGAATTGCTTGATTACAAGATCGTTGGAGAAATCGGTTATTTTCATTTAACGGATGAGCGCCAAGAAGCCGCTCTGCCGACAATCGAAGAAGTGGAGTTTTTAAAACAATATCATGGACAAGGGGAATACATCTGGCAGCAAGATCCTCATGTCATGCAGCAATTACAAACGGATTATTATCAATTAGAAGAAAGTGTAGTGGCAATAGCCGGATCATCACTCTTGTCAGTCATCGGTCCCGCAGAACACAAAGCAAGACATGCGACAGAAATCGTCCGTCGTTTACCAGGCACGACCTATCATTATCAATCAACAGATGTGCGGGTGTGGGAAGCATTACGTTCTGAAGGATGGACTCAGCGGGATTTGAAACAATATATCATGCGTCAGTCGCTATAA
- a CDS encoding nitric oxide synthase oxygenase has translation MYPLTQTEAERFFTSYIEQYPEMSVRQQEVIRSIEKTGTYEQTTSELAFGAKLAWRNSNRCVGRLFWEQLHVFDARDALTVEAVRDALFEHIRFATNEGRIRSTITIFHPARVRLHNHQLIRYAGYETATGVIGDPASIDLTRQCEALGWTGAHTPFDILPLLIELDGQVSLHPIPDELVLEVTITHPDYDLFGGREVRWYAVPMIADMQLEIGGIVYPCAPFNGWYMGTEIGARNLADTDRYDLLPLVATQLGLNTSRERSLWKDRALVELNVAVLESFERAGVTIVDHHTAAKQFARFEKNEASCGRDVTGEWSWLVPPMSGATTHMFHKDYDPEIKRPNFFPKSTQTAPVTGCPFHQGALK, from the coding sequence GTGTACCCACTCACTCAAACAGAAGCAGAACGCTTCTTTACTTCTTATATAGAACAATACCCTGAAATGTCCGTACGTCAGCAAGAAGTCATTCGTTCCATCGAGAAGACGGGAACATACGAGCAAACGACTTCCGAGCTGGCGTTCGGTGCCAAGCTTGCTTGGCGCAATAGTAACCGATGTGTCGGACGTCTCTTTTGGGAACAACTCCATGTCTTTGACGCACGGGATGCGTTGACCGTCGAAGCGGTCCGCGACGCGTTATTTGAGCATATCCGGTTCGCGACGAACGAAGGACGGATTCGCTCGACGATCACGATTTTCCATCCGGCACGTGTCCGGCTTCATAATCACCAACTGATTCGTTATGCAGGTTATGAGACAGCAACAGGAGTCATCGGCGATCCGGCTTCCATCGACCTGACGCGCCAATGTGAAGCACTTGGTTGGACCGGAGCGCATACACCGTTTGATATCCTGCCCCTGTTGATTGAACTCGATGGACAAGTCAGCCTGCATCCGATTCCTGACGAGCTCGTGCTTGAAGTCACCATCACGCATCCTGACTATGATTTGTTTGGTGGTCGCGAAGTCCGCTGGTACGCCGTACCGATGATTGCCGATATGCAGCTCGAGATCGGTGGCATCGTCTATCCGTGTGCCCCGTTCAACGGATGGTATATGGGAACGGAGATTGGTGCTCGTAACCTCGCTGATACGGATCGTTACGATCTCTTGCCGCTCGTCGCGACTCAACTCGGTCTGAACACCTCGCGTGAACGTTCGCTCTGGAAAGACCGGGCGCTCGTCGAATTGAACGTTGCCGTACTCGAATCGTTTGAACGTGCCGGTGTTACGATCGTCGATCACCATACGGCTGCGAAACAATTCGCTCGTTTTGAAAAAAACGAAGCATCATGCGGTCGCGATGTTACAGGGGAATGGTCCTGGCTCGTGCCTCCGATGAGTGGGGCAACGACGCATATGTTCCATAAGGACTATGATCCGGAGATCAAACGACCGAACTTCTTTCCAAAATCTACACAGACGGCACCTGTGACCGGCTGTCCGTTTCACCAAGGAGCCTTGAAATGA
- a CDS encoding NUDIX hydrolase, whose translation MNYVEQLRQKIGHDPVILVGSVVLVVQNEHILLEQRNEAQARFGLPGGLMEWAESPEETARRELEEETGLQVERLTLLDVYSGPQYVTTLANGDVFQSVTLAYIGEHPIGMLKQSDESIKLQFVPLDDLPDHLVGSHARMIEDYKNRR comes from the coding sequence ATGAATTATGTCGAACAGTTACGTCAAAAAATCGGTCATGACCCAGTCATTCTCGTCGGTTCCGTCGTCCTCGTCGTTCAGAACGAGCACATTTTGCTCGAACAACGCAACGAAGCCCAAGCCCGCTTCGGTTTGCCCGGAGGATTGATGGAATGGGCGGAATCACCGGAAGAGACCGCTCGTCGGGAACTCGAAGAAGAAACCGGCTTACAAGTGGAACGATTAACGTTACTCGATGTCTACTCCGGTCCGCAATACGTGACGACGTTAGCGAACGGAGACGTCTTTCAAAGCGTCACCCTCGCCTACATCGGTGAACATCCGATTGGAATGTTAAAACAAAGTGATGAAAGTATCAAGCTCCAGTTCGTTCCGCTCGACGACTTACCGGATCACTTAGTGGGTTCTCACGCTCGAATGATTGAAGACTACAAAAACCGCCGCTAA
- a CDS encoding MBL fold metallo-hydrolase: MLLRYFYDEKLAQASYMVGCQMTGEAIVIDPARNITPYLEVAEKEGLRITATAETHIHADFVSGTQEFAKRYDTTAYLSDEGDDNWKYQFVSDIHYVLVKDGDRFKVGNVTLEVMHTPGHTPEHISFLLFDRNQQVPMGIFTGDFVFVGDIGRPDLLEEAAGIKGTTAVGAKQMFASLKRFKALPDFVQVWPGHGAGSACGKALGAVPTSTVGYEKATNWALQAEDETAFIKELTTDQPEPPNYFAMMKRVNKEGIALTTKIPELVTNEDPTAWTSSMQIVDTRDGQSFRDRHIPGTINIPYDDKFVTWAGWLLDFDHDIAILSTPEQRKTIQRDLQSIGLDRVTHWADHQAVPGSMLTERYEDWAAEEALAAAEREEVYVLDVRNKTEWDSQHYDQAQRILLGKLVARQDELPTDRPLAVHCASGVRSRMAVSVLQSLGFKDVINIDGGYAAMRTVLNQQTS, encoded by the coding sequence ATGTTGTTACGATATTTCTATGATGAAAAATTAGCGCAGGCGTCATACATGGTCGGGTGTCAAATGACAGGAGAAGCGATCGTCATCGATCCTGCCCGGAATATTACACCGTATCTAGAGGTCGCAGAAAAAGAAGGGCTCCGGATCACCGCTACGGCGGAAACGCATATTCACGCGGACTTCGTCTCGGGCACACAAGAGTTTGCCAAACGTTACGACACGACGGCTTATCTGTCAGATGAAGGAGACGACAACTGGAAATATCAATTCGTCTCGGATATTCACTATGTCCTTGTTAAAGACGGTGACCGGTTCAAAGTAGGAAATGTGACGCTTGAAGTCATGCATACCCCGGGGCATACGCCAGAACATATCTCTTTCTTATTATTCGACCGGAATCAACAAGTACCGATGGGCATCTTCACAGGCGATTTCGTCTTCGTCGGAGACATCGGACGTCCCGATTTACTAGAAGAAGCAGCTGGTATTAAAGGAACGACAGCCGTTGGGGCAAAGCAAATGTTTGCGTCGTTAAAACGTTTCAAGGCGTTACCTGATTTTGTCCAAGTTTGGCCAGGACATGGTGCCGGTAGTGCTTGTGGGAAAGCACTCGGAGCAGTTCCGACATCGACGGTCGGATATGAAAAAGCTACGAACTGGGCATTGCAAGCCGAGGATGAGACTGCGTTCATCAAAGAATTGACGACGGATCAACCAGAACCACCGAACTATTTCGCGATGATGAAACGCGTGAATAAAGAAGGCATCGCCTTGACGACTAAAATTCCAGAACTCGTGACGAACGAGGATCCAACAGCGTGGACGTCTTCGATGCAGATCGTCGATACGCGAGATGGTCAGTCGTTCCGGGATAGACATATTCCAGGAACTATCAATATTCCTTATGATGATAAGTTCGTCACTTGGGCTGGTTGGTTACTCGATTTTGACCATGATATCGCGATTCTGTCGACGCCAGAGCAACGCAAAACCATTCAACGAGATCTCCAATCGATTGGACTCGATCGCGTCACCCACTGGGCAGATCATCAGGCGGTACCAGGATCGATGTTAACGGAACGTTATGAGGACTGGGCAGCAGAAGAAGCGCTAGCAGCTGCAGAGCGAGAAGAAGTCTACGTCCTCGACGTCCGGAATAAAACAGAGTGGGACAGTCAACATTACGATCAAGCACAACGCATTCTCTTAGGAAAATTAGTAGCGCGTCAGGATGAACTGCCAACGGATCGACCGCTTGCTGTTCACTGTGCATCTGGCGTTCGTTCCCGGATGGCGGTTAGTGTATTACAGTCACTCGGATTCAAGGATGTCATTAATATTGACGGTGGATATGCAGCGATGCGCACGGTTTTGAACCAACAAACATCATGA
- a CDS encoding rhodanese-like domain-containing protein, with product MKQMTTEQLQQVLTESAIQLIDVRETDEYESGHIAEAKNVPLSELTERTDELDASRPVHIICLSGGRSMNAAMYLEQAGFDVTNVSGGMMSYEGTIV from the coding sequence ATGAAACAGATGACGACAGAACAATTACAGCAGGTGTTAACCGAAAGTGCCATCCAATTGATTGATGTTCGTGAAACCGATGAGTATGAAAGCGGACATATCGCTGAAGCTAAAAACGTTCCGTTATCCGAATTGACAGAACGGACAGATGAACTCGACGCGTCACGTCCGGTCCATATCATCTGCCTATCTGGTGGTCGCAGCATGAATGCAGCGATGTATCTCGAACAAGCAGGATTCGACGTGACGAATGTCAGCGGCGGTATGATGAGCTACGAAGGAACAATCGTTTAA
- a CDS encoding ABC transporter ATP-binding protein, translating into MSEKKRPAGGPPPGGPGGGNMMMLGEKPKDFKATFRRLLRYLRPRRTALVGVFLAAILSTVFMIAGPKIMGTAITELFEGAYAKFQGVPGAAIDFTKIGQILLWLAGLYIISSLFNYLQQYLMSGIAQKTVYDLREDVNHKLERLPLKYYDGRPNGETLSRVTNDIDTIGSTLQQSVTSFITSIVTIVGILIMMLTISPLLTLISLVSLPVSIFAIRPILKRSQKYFADQQRTLGQLNGHVEEMYTGHSVVKAFGHERKAVEQFDAVNEELYEAGRKAQFISGIIMPMMMFIGNISYVLISIVGGILVTQRAISIGDIQAFITYTRQFTQPITQTANIANIVQSTVAAAERVFELLDEEEEIKEVTTHRLTRAEGAVAFEHVDFGYGTDLLIEDMNIDVAPGQTVAIVGPTGAGKTTMINLLMRFYELNGGTIRIDGIDTREMSREDLRTTFGMVLQDTWLFNGTIRDNLAYGKSGATEEEIIAAAKTAHADHFIRTLPDGYDTVLNEEASNISQGQKQLLTIARAVLADPPIMILDEATSSVDTRTEVFIQQAMRRLMEGRTSFVIAHRLSTIKDADLILVMNQGRVIEQGTHEELLEADGFYADLYNSQFSEKEVV; encoded by the coding sequence ATGAGTGAGAAAAAACGACCTGCCGGCGGTCCTCCGCCTGGTGGTCCCGGTGGCGGAAATATGATGATGCTCGGAGAAAAACCAAAGGATTTCAAAGCAACGTTCCGTCGTTTGCTTCGGTATCTGCGTCCGCGTCGGACGGCACTCGTTGGTGTTTTCCTTGCAGCCATCCTCAGTACGGTCTTCATGATTGCCGGTCCGAAAATCATGGGGACGGCAATCACGGAATTGTTTGAAGGGGCATATGCGAAGTTCCAAGGTGTGCCGGGAGCGGCGATCGATTTCACGAAAATCGGACAGATCCTGCTCTGGCTCGCTGGACTGTATATCATCAGTAGTCTGTTTAATTACTTGCAACAGTATTTGATGTCGGGTATCGCTCAAAAAACGGTCTATGATTTACGCGAGGACGTCAATCATAAACTCGAACGCCTGCCGTTAAAATACTACGATGGTCGTCCGAACGGGGAGACACTCAGCCGCGTGACGAACGATATCGATACGATCGGCAGTACGTTACAACAAAGTGTGACATCGTTCATCACCTCGATCGTGACAATCGTCGGGATTTTGATCATGATGTTGACGATCAGTCCATTGTTAACACTGATTTCACTCGTTTCGTTACCCGTTTCAATTTTTGCGATTCGTCCGATTTTGAAACGATCCCAAAAATACTTTGCCGACCAACAACGGACGCTTGGACAATTGAACGGACACGTCGAAGAAATGTATACCGGACACTCGGTCGTCAAGGCATTCGGACATGAACGCAAAGCGGTCGAGCAATTTGATGCCGTCAACGAAGAATTGTATGAAGCAGGGCGTAAAGCGCAGTTCATCTCCGGGATCATCATGCCGATGATGATGTTCATCGGGAATATCAGTTACGTTCTGATCAGTATCGTCGGTGGGATTCTTGTCACGCAACGGGCGATCTCGATCGGGGATATCCAAGCATTCATCACCTATACACGCCAGTTCACGCAACCGATCACTCAGACGGCGAACATCGCGAACATCGTCCAATCGACCGTCGCAGCAGCAGAACGTGTCTTCGAATTATTGGACGAAGAAGAAGAGATCAAGGAAGTGACGACACATCGTCTCACGCGGGCTGAAGGAGCGGTTGCGTTCGAACACGTTGATTTTGGTTACGGAACCGACCTCTTGATCGAGGATATGAACATCGATGTCGCACCGGGACAAACGGTCGCAATCGTTGGTCCGACGGGTGCCGGTAAGACGACGATGATCAATCTATTGATGCGCTTTTATGAGTTGAACGGGGGAACGATCCGGATTGACGGTATCGATACCCGCGAGATGTCACGCGAAGACTTACGGACGACGTTCGGTATGGTCTTACAAGATACGTGGCTCTTCAACGGTACGATCCGAGATAACCTTGCTTATGGTAAAAGTGGGGCGACCGAGGAGGAAATCATCGCGGCAGCCAAAACGGCGCACGCTGATCACTTCATCCGGACGTTGCCGGACGGGTATGATACGGTCTTGAACGAGGAAGCCTCGAACATCTCGCAAGGTCAGAAACAGTTGTTGACGATTGCGCGGGCCGTTCTTGCCGATCCGCCGATCATGATTCTCGATGAAGCGACCTCTAGTGTGGATACACGGACGGAAGTCTTCATCCAGCAAGCGATGCGTCGCTTGATGGAAGGACGGACAAGTTTCGTCATTGCCCATCGTCTCTCGACAATCAAGGATGCCGATTTGATTCTCGTCATGAATCAAGGGCGTGTCATCGAGCAGGGCACACATGAAGAATTACTCGAGGCAGATGGTTTTTATGCGGATCTGTACAACAGTCAATTCTCTGAAAAGGAAGTCGTTTAA